Proteins from a genomic interval of Polyodon spathula isolate WHYD16114869_AA chromosome 1, ASM1765450v1, whole genome shotgun sequence:
- the LOC121316234 gene encoding serine/threonine-protein phosphatase with EF-hands 2-like → MKAAVLIQRWYRQYVARMEVRRRCTWTIFQSIEYAGEQDQIKLQNFFTYLMDHFTPTNSKQRDLISHIFTEDEVYKQTELEKYCDHETIELPESYTGPHIDFPLTAAHAAALVEAFRHKQQLHARYVLQLLHETLKHLKLLPNINRVSTCFCEEITICGDLHGQLDDLLLIFYKNGLPSVEKPYIFNGDYVDRGKNSIEILLILFAFLLVYPNEVHLNRGNHEDYIVNLRYGFTKDVMQKYKVHGRKIHKLLQIVFSWMPLATVIDQKVLITHGGISDTTDLDIIAKVDRHKYVSVLRPPKKKKRHNMTEALSIRGGRMSEGNIQTTSMDSRLSLKSLSLSSTPCYSPGTRKRSPHSISRKVRRSVEEELEKCRRQVGFSTPYENGKFSLSFSESDSESFEVCESDNAEWKQIVDILWSDPMHQEGCVPNAVRGRGCYYGPDVTEKVLSRHNLQLLIRSHECKQDGYEFCHNRKVLTVFSASNYYELGSNRGAYVKLGPDLIPHLVQYQVSRTTRKLTMKQRVSRVERSALRALREQLFSHKSDLISAFEKYDKNKTGRIPLNDWATVVESVLQLGLPWRVLRSQLVQSAPEGLLQYHAWFHDLAIEQPTAEHVHQSLLETLYRNRSNLETIFRIIDSDNSGLVSFEEFCQTWKLLSSHLNMEISNEAISDLARSIDFNKDGSIDINEFLEAFRLVDKIHYTEREGSLLLTTPGALL, encoded by the exons atgaaagcagctGTCCTCATCCAAAGGTGGTATCGCCAGTATGTGGCTCGCATGGAGGTTCGGCGGAGATGCACCTGGACCATCTTCCAGTCCATCGAGTATGCAGGCGAGCAGGACCAGATCAAG ctgCAAAACTTTTTCACTTACCTTATGGATCACTTCACACCAACTAACAGTAAACAAA GGGACCTGATCTCTCACATCTTCACGGAGGATGAGGTCTATAAGCAGACTGAACTGGAGAAATACTGTGACCATGAAACCATCGAGCTGCCAGAGTCGTACACAGGACCTCACATTGACTTTCCTCTCACTGCTGCCCATGCAGCTGCCTTAGTGGAAGCCTTCAGGCACAAGCAA CAGCTCCATGCGCGATACGTCCTCCAGCTTCTACACGAAACCTTGAAACACCTCAAACTGCTGCCAAATATCAACCGGGTCTCTACCTGCTTCTGTGAGGAGATTACAATCTGTG GTGACTTGCATGGGCAGCTGGATGACTTGctgttaatattttataag AATGGCCTCCCGTCTGTTGAAAAGCCCTATATCTTCAATGGAGACTATGTGGACAGAGGCAAGAACTCAATTGAGATCCTGTTGATTCTGTTTGCATTCTTACTGGTTTATCCCAATGAAGTCCACCTGAACAGAGGAAACCACGAAGATTACATTGTAAACCTGAG ATATGGCTTTACCAAGGATGTAATGCAGAAATACAAG GTGCATGGCAGGAAGATTCACAAGCTTCTTCAGATCGTGTTCAGCTGGATGCCTCTGGCCACGGTGATTGATCAGAAGGTCCTAATAACTCATGGAGGGATCTCAGACACCACCGATCTGGACATCATTGCCAAAGTCGACAGGCACAAA TATGTCTCTGTCTTGAGACCCCCAAAGAAGAAAAAGAGGCACAATATGACAGAAGCACTTTCTATAAGAGGGGGCCGAATGAGTGAAGGAAACATTCAAACCACAAGCATGGACTCTCGTCTGTCCTTGAAGAGTCTCTCCCTGAGCTCAACCCCCTGCTACAGCCCTGGCACCAGGAAGAGAAGCCCGCACAGCATCTCAAGGAAGGTGCGTCGCTCCGTGGAAGAGGAGCTGGAGAAGTGTCGCCGGCAAGTGGGCTTCTCCACACCATACGAAAATGGCAAGTTCTCCCTGTCCTTTTCCGAATCTGACTCGGAATCCTTCGAGGTCTGTGAATCGGATAATGCTGAATGGAAACAG ATTGTGGATATTCTGTGGAGTGACCCCATGCATCAGGAGGGCTGTGTCCCGAACGCAGTGAGAGGCAGAGGGTGTTACTACGGGCCAGACGTGACTGAGAAAGTCCTGAGCAGACACAACCTCCAGCTTCTCATCCGATCCCATGAGTGCAAGCAGGATGGCTACGAGTTCTGCCATAACAGAAAG gtCTTGACCGTTTTTTCTGCATCTAATTACTATGAACTTGGCAGTAACAGAGGAGCCTATGTCAAGCTGGGCCCAGATTTGATTCCTCATCTTGTACAGTATCAAGTCAGCAGAACCACACGCAAGTTAACTATGAAGCAAAG GGTTAGCAGAGTCGAGCGGTCAGCACTCAGAGCTCTGAGAGAACAGTTGTTTTCACACAAATCCGATCTCATCAGTGCCTTCGAAAAATATGACAAGAATAAGACAG GCAGGATACCCCTGAATGACTGGGCGACTGTGGTTGAGTCAGTGCTGCAGCTGGGCCTGCCCTGGAGAGTGCTGCGCTCCCAGTTAGTGCAGAGTGCTCCTGAAGGCCTCCTTCAGTACCATGCCTGGTTCCATGACCTTGCAATAGAACAACCAACTGCAGAG CATGTACACCAAAGCCTGCTGGAAACACTTTACAGGAACAGGTCCAATTTAGAAACCATCTTCAGAATTATTGACAGCGACAACTCAG GTCTGGTTTCATTTGAAGAGTTTTGTCAAACGTGGAAGCTGCTCAGTTCTCATCTAAACATGGAGATCAGCAATGAAGCCATTTCAGACCTAGCTCGCAGCATCGACTTCAACAAAGACGGAAGCATAGACATCAATGAGTTCCTGGAGGCATTCCGCCTTGTAGATAAAATCCactatacagagagagagggaagcCTGCTGTTAACAACTCCCGGAGCGCTACTGTAA
- the LOC121316239 gene encoding nucleoporin p54-like isoform X1, protein MSFSFGGGANTAGSSGFGSFGAKTTASTGFGFGTTTTNASGFGSLAAPGFGTTTTAAPSGGFGFGATGTGFGGLGAANTTAGGLFGHTLSKGFGFSSGFGTGTNTSTGLGTSLGTGLGTGLGFGGFNTQQQTSGGLFGQLAQAPVQSNQLINTASALSAPTLLGDERDAILAKWNQLQAFWGTGKGYFNNSIPPVDFTQENPFCRFKAVGFSCIPGSKDEDGLVILAFNRKEDDIRNLQQQLVEALHKVLGGNQTLTVNVEGVKALPDNQTEVLIYVVERSPNGTSKRIPATTLFNYVEQANIKNQLLQLGVVRTLTRTELSPAQLKQLLQNPPAGVDPIIWEQAKVDNPDAENLIPVPMVGFKELLRRLKIQEQMTKQHQTRMDIISEDISELQKNQATTVAKIAQYRRKLMDLSHRVLQVLIKQEIQRKSGYAIQVDEEHLRVQLDTIQSELNAPTQFKGRLNELMSQIRMQNHFGAARSEERYSVDADLLREIKQHLKQQQEGLSHLISVVKDDVEDIKLIEHGLHDSVHTRGGPFS, encoded by the exons ATGTCGTTCAGCTTTGGCGGCGGCGCAAATACTGCGG GCTCCTCTGGATTTGGTTCATTTGGTGCCAAAACAACGGCATCAACTGGTTTTGGCTTTGGTACAACCACCACTAACGCGTCTGGATTTGGTA GTCTTGCTgcccctggctttggaactacgACGACTGCAGCTCCATCAGGTGGCTTTGGCTTTGGTGCTACAGGAACAG GATTTGGTGGGCTGGGAGCTGCAAACACCACTGCTG GAGGACTTTTTGGCCACACCCTGAGCAAAGGATTTGGTTTTTCCTCTGGTTTTGGCACAGGCACTAACACGAGTACCGGTCTTGGCACTAGCCTTGGCACTGGCCTGGGAACTGGTTTGGGTTTCGGGGGctttaacacacagcagcaga CTTCAGGAGGCCTCTTTGGACAGCTAGCACAGGCCCCTGTGCAGTCCAATCAGCTGATCAACACAGCAAGCGCGCTCTCTGCACCAACACTTCTAGGAGATGAGCGTGATGCAATCTTAGCTAAATGGAACCAACTGCAAGCTTTCTGGGGGACAGGCAAAGGGTACTTTAACAACAGCATCCCACCTGTGGACTTCACACAGGAAAACCCCTTCTGCAGGTTTAAG GCTGTAGGCTTCAGTTGCATCCCTGGCAGCAAGGATGAAGATGGCCTGGTGATTTTGGCTTTTAACAGGAAGGAAGATGATATCCggaatctgcagcagcagcttgtCGAGGCTCTTCATAAAGTTCTGGGGGGCAACCAGACTCTGACAGTGAATGTGGAGGGGGTCAAAGCACTGCCAGATAATCA GACAGAAGTCCTCATTTACGTCGTTGAACGTTCTCCTAATGGTACATCGAAGAGGATTCCAGCCACGACTCTCTTTAACTACGTTGAACAGGCCAATATAAAGAATCAGCTGCTGCAGCTGGGAGTGGTTCGTACCCTGACCAGGACAGAGCTTTCCCCGGCACAGCTTAAACAACTCCTACAGAACCCGCCAGCTG gtGTCGATCCAATAATTTGGGAGCAAGCTAAAGTGGACAATCCAGATGCAGAAAA TTTGATTCCAGTGCCAATGGTTGGTTTTAAAGAACTACTAAGAAGACTAAAGATCCAAGAGCAGATGACAAAGCAGCACCAGACCAGAATGGAT ATAATCTCTGAAGACATAAGTGAACTACAGAAGAACCAGGCTACAACAGTGGCAAAAATAGCCCAGTACAGGAGAAAACTGATGGACCTGTCACACAGAGTCTTGCAG GTATTAATCAAGCAAGAAATCCAAAGAAAAAGTGGCTATGCAATCCAGGTTGATGAGGAGCACCTACGTGTTCAACTGGACACAATACAGAGTGAACTGAATGCACCAACTCAGTTTAAG GGTCGCTTGAATGAACTCATGTCCCAGATTAGGATGCAGAATCACTTCGGAGCCGCTAGGTCAGAGGAGCGGTACAGCGTAGACGCAGATCTCCTTCGGGAAATCAAGCAG CACTTGAAGCAGCAACAGGAAGGCCTAAGCCATTTGATCAGTGTCGTCAAGGACGATGTGGAGGACATCAAGCTCATAGAACATGGGCTTCATGACAGCGTCCACACCAGAGGAGGGCCATTCAGCTGA
- the LOC121316239 gene encoding nucleoporin p54-like isoform X2 encodes MSFSFGGGANTAGSSGFGSFGAKTTASTGFGFGTTTTNASGFGSLAAPGFGTTTTAAPSGGFGFGATGTGGLFGHTLSKGFGFSSGFGTGTNTSTGLGTSLGTGLGTGLGFGGFNTQQQTSGGLFGQLAQAPVQSNQLINTASALSAPTLLGDERDAILAKWNQLQAFWGTGKGYFNNSIPPVDFTQENPFCRFKAVGFSCIPGSKDEDGLVILAFNRKEDDIRNLQQQLVEALHKVLGGNQTLTVNVEGVKALPDNQTEVLIYVVERSPNGTSKRIPATTLFNYVEQANIKNQLLQLGVVRTLTRTELSPAQLKQLLQNPPAGVDPIIWEQAKVDNPDAENLIPVPMVGFKELLRRLKIQEQMTKQHQTRMDIISEDISELQKNQATTVAKIAQYRRKLMDLSHRVLQVLIKQEIQRKSGYAIQVDEEHLRVQLDTIQSELNAPTQFKGRLNELMSQIRMQNHFGAARSEERYSVDADLLREIKQHLKQQQEGLSHLISVVKDDVEDIKLIEHGLHDSVHTRGGPFS; translated from the exons ATGTCGTTCAGCTTTGGCGGCGGCGCAAATACTGCGG GCTCCTCTGGATTTGGTTCATTTGGTGCCAAAACAACGGCATCAACTGGTTTTGGCTTTGGTACAACCACCACTAACGCGTCTGGATTTGGTA GTCTTGCTgcccctggctttggaactacgACGACTGCAGCTCCATCAGGTGGCTTTGGCTTTGGTGCTACAGGAACAG GAGGACTTTTTGGCCACACCCTGAGCAAAGGATTTGGTTTTTCCTCTGGTTTTGGCACAGGCACTAACACGAGTACCGGTCTTGGCACTAGCCTTGGCACTGGCCTGGGAACTGGTTTGGGTTTCGGGGGctttaacacacagcagcaga CTTCAGGAGGCCTCTTTGGACAGCTAGCACAGGCCCCTGTGCAGTCCAATCAGCTGATCAACACAGCAAGCGCGCTCTCTGCACCAACACTTCTAGGAGATGAGCGTGATGCAATCTTAGCTAAATGGAACCAACTGCAAGCTTTCTGGGGGACAGGCAAAGGGTACTTTAACAACAGCATCCCACCTGTGGACTTCACACAGGAAAACCCCTTCTGCAGGTTTAAG GCTGTAGGCTTCAGTTGCATCCCTGGCAGCAAGGATGAAGATGGCCTGGTGATTTTGGCTTTTAACAGGAAGGAAGATGATATCCggaatctgcagcagcagcttgtCGAGGCTCTTCATAAAGTTCTGGGGGGCAACCAGACTCTGACAGTGAATGTGGAGGGGGTCAAAGCACTGCCAGATAATCA GACAGAAGTCCTCATTTACGTCGTTGAACGTTCTCCTAATGGTACATCGAAGAGGATTCCAGCCACGACTCTCTTTAACTACGTTGAACAGGCCAATATAAAGAATCAGCTGCTGCAGCTGGGAGTGGTTCGTACCCTGACCAGGACAGAGCTTTCCCCGGCACAGCTTAAACAACTCCTACAGAACCCGCCAGCTG gtGTCGATCCAATAATTTGGGAGCAAGCTAAAGTGGACAATCCAGATGCAGAAAA TTTGATTCCAGTGCCAATGGTTGGTTTTAAAGAACTACTAAGAAGACTAAAGATCCAAGAGCAGATGACAAAGCAGCACCAGACCAGAATGGAT ATAATCTCTGAAGACATAAGTGAACTACAGAAGAACCAGGCTACAACAGTGGCAAAAATAGCCCAGTACAGGAGAAAACTGATGGACCTGTCACACAGAGTCTTGCAG GTATTAATCAAGCAAGAAATCCAAAGAAAAAGTGGCTATGCAATCCAGGTTGATGAGGAGCACCTACGTGTTCAACTGGACACAATACAGAGTGAACTGAATGCACCAACTCAGTTTAAG GGTCGCTTGAATGAACTCATGTCCCAGATTAGGATGCAGAATCACTTCGGAGCCGCTAGGTCAGAGGAGCGGTACAGCGTAGACGCAGATCTCCTTCGGGAAATCAAGCAG CACTTGAAGCAGCAACAGGAAGGCCTAAGCCATTTGATCAGTGTCGTCAAGGACGATGTGGAGGACATCAAGCTCATAGAACATGGGCTTCATGACAGCGTCCACACCAGAGGAGGGCCATTCAGCTGA
- the LOC121316239 gene encoding nucleoporin p54-like isoform X3 has translation MSFSFGGGANTAGLAAPGFGTTTTAAPSGGFGFGATGTGFGGLGAANTTAGGLFGHTLSKGFGFSSGFGTGTNTSTGLGTSLGTGLGTGLGFGGFNTQQQTSGGLFGQLAQAPVQSNQLINTASALSAPTLLGDERDAILAKWNQLQAFWGTGKGYFNNSIPPVDFTQENPFCRFKAVGFSCIPGSKDEDGLVILAFNRKEDDIRNLQQQLVEALHKVLGGNQTLTVNVEGVKALPDNQTEVLIYVVERSPNGTSKRIPATTLFNYVEQANIKNQLLQLGVVRTLTRTELSPAQLKQLLQNPPAGVDPIIWEQAKVDNPDAENLIPVPMVGFKELLRRLKIQEQMTKQHQTRMDIISEDISELQKNQATTVAKIAQYRRKLMDLSHRVLQVLIKQEIQRKSGYAIQVDEEHLRVQLDTIQSELNAPTQFKGRLNELMSQIRMQNHFGAARSEERYSVDADLLREIKQHLKQQQEGLSHLISVVKDDVEDIKLIEHGLHDSVHTRGGPFS, from the exons ATGTCGTTCAGCTTTGGCGGCGGCGCAAATACTGCGG GTCTTGCTgcccctggctttggaactacgACGACTGCAGCTCCATCAGGTGGCTTTGGCTTTGGTGCTACAGGAACAG GATTTGGTGGGCTGGGAGCTGCAAACACCACTGCTG GAGGACTTTTTGGCCACACCCTGAGCAAAGGATTTGGTTTTTCCTCTGGTTTTGGCACAGGCACTAACACGAGTACCGGTCTTGGCACTAGCCTTGGCACTGGCCTGGGAACTGGTTTGGGTTTCGGGGGctttaacacacagcagcaga CTTCAGGAGGCCTCTTTGGACAGCTAGCACAGGCCCCTGTGCAGTCCAATCAGCTGATCAACACAGCAAGCGCGCTCTCTGCACCAACACTTCTAGGAGATGAGCGTGATGCAATCTTAGCTAAATGGAACCAACTGCAAGCTTTCTGGGGGACAGGCAAAGGGTACTTTAACAACAGCATCCCACCTGTGGACTTCACACAGGAAAACCCCTTCTGCAGGTTTAAG GCTGTAGGCTTCAGTTGCATCCCTGGCAGCAAGGATGAAGATGGCCTGGTGATTTTGGCTTTTAACAGGAAGGAAGATGATATCCggaatctgcagcagcagcttgtCGAGGCTCTTCATAAAGTTCTGGGGGGCAACCAGACTCTGACAGTGAATGTGGAGGGGGTCAAAGCACTGCCAGATAATCA GACAGAAGTCCTCATTTACGTCGTTGAACGTTCTCCTAATGGTACATCGAAGAGGATTCCAGCCACGACTCTCTTTAACTACGTTGAACAGGCCAATATAAAGAATCAGCTGCTGCAGCTGGGAGTGGTTCGTACCCTGACCAGGACAGAGCTTTCCCCGGCACAGCTTAAACAACTCCTACAGAACCCGCCAGCTG gtGTCGATCCAATAATTTGGGAGCAAGCTAAAGTGGACAATCCAGATGCAGAAAA TTTGATTCCAGTGCCAATGGTTGGTTTTAAAGAACTACTAAGAAGACTAAAGATCCAAGAGCAGATGACAAAGCAGCACCAGACCAGAATGGAT ATAATCTCTGAAGACATAAGTGAACTACAGAAGAACCAGGCTACAACAGTGGCAAAAATAGCCCAGTACAGGAGAAAACTGATGGACCTGTCACACAGAGTCTTGCAG GTATTAATCAAGCAAGAAATCCAAAGAAAAAGTGGCTATGCAATCCAGGTTGATGAGGAGCACCTACGTGTTCAACTGGACACAATACAGAGTGAACTGAATGCACCAACTCAGTTTAAG GGTCGCTTGAATGAACTCATGTCCCAGATTAGGATGCAGAATCACTTCGGAGCCGCTAGGTCAGAGGAGCGGTACAGCGTAGACGCAGATCTCCTTCGGGAAATCAAGCAG CACTTGAAGCAGCAACAGGAAGGCCTAAGCCATTTGATCAGTGTCGTCAAGGACGATGTGGAGGACATCAAGCTCATAGAACATGGGCTTCATGACAGCGTCCACACCAGAGGAGGGCCATTCAGCTGA